From the genome of Gymnogyps californianus isolate 813 chromosome 17, ASM1813914v2, whole genome shotgun sequence, one region includes:
- the OGFR gene encoding opioid growth factor receptor, which produces MAAWVSPWAEEDEAEDEACFWRYDSTWEEEEEEEEDEDGGGGDDDDDEGEPEGAEAAAGEEPVPSWARGSRQAQEQRLNLSPLSQRGFQFSGRRNWNAAKDLQRYRHRYPDLVESENEEEEEMWNLSFYKNEIRFLPQGLHIETLLESWWDNYEVLEENHSYIQWLFPLREHGMNWRAKSLTCQEIQAFKKSKEVMQRFIRAYQLMLRFYGIILINEETGELKRAENWAERFQNLNRFSHNNLRITRILKCLGEMGYERHQAHLVKFFLTETLVKETLPNVKRSALDYFLFTIRSRRKRRELVHYAWRHFKPRGSFVWGPLDKLLKYRPRSTKSQLPQKAEEKQEAPGKKSDDSAEKDQNQALEEEQKAGDAADLQPKVNDEDVEEISECVLKGGDGEEEKEASFAQQEENDLNSEAEVQGTAENDCTKESKKRKLDANIADAKKSGPLKSPTDIENISRNLGECAIDAETPSSVPLLQAEEDQETLKEDDASTKNSTVPETADAAVKRRKVDKRTSRSKTFNLAINLSMGHSASSAKLNPSVANTEAEKENVGEKNATVELTSEKGGGDTNGGTETPLVGSRLPKTGWTSPVSDGLESSGDQVTARSDQHHCDSTLLGGKSEVDGVEQHKKAENASEKREAEVTGKKQVPESLEQSVTSACPEEDSAEVATQQPERSEHAAEPDEEQVAAE; this is translated from the exons ATGGCGGCCTGGGTCTCCCCCTGGGCGGAGGAGGACGAGGCGGAGGACGAGGCGTGCTTCTGGAGGTACGACTCCacctgggaggaggaggaggaggaggaagaggatgaggatggcggcggcggcgacgacgacgacgacgaaGGCGAGCCGGAGGGAGCGGAGGCGGCAGCCGGGGAGGAGCCGGTGCCGAGCTGGGCGCGGGGCTCCCGGCAGGCCCAG GAGCAAAGATTGAATTTGTCACCGCTGTCTCAGAGGGGTTTTCAG TTCTCAGGCAGGCGCAACTGGAACGCAGCAAAAGACTTGCAGAGATACAGACATCGTTACCCG GATTTGGTAGAATcagaaaatgaggaggaagaagagatgtGGAACTTaagcttttataaaaatgagattCGTTTTTTGCCTCAGG gtttgCATATTGAAACTCTGCTTGAATCTTGGTGGGACAACTATGAAGTTCTGGAAGAAAACCATTCTTACATACAGTG gCTGTTCCCTTTACGTGAACATGGGATGAATTGGCGTGCCAAATCACTCACGTGTCAAGAAATCCAG GCCTTTAAGAAGTCCAAGGAAGTTATGCAAAGGTTTATACGTGCTTATCAGCTCATGCTGAGATTTTATGGAATCATTCTGATCAACGAGGAAACTGGAGAACTTAAGAGAGCAGAGAATTGGGCTGAACGATTTCAAAACTTGAACCG GTTCAGCCACAACAATTTGCGGATTACTCGCATCCTGAAGTGCCTGGGGGAGATGGGATATGAACGCCATCAAGCGCACTTGGTAAAGTTTTTCCTAACAGAAACTCTTGTTAAGGAGACATTACCAAATGTCAAGAGAAGTGCCTTGGATTACTTCTTGTTCACCATCAGAAGCAGACGGAAGAGAAGAGAACTAGTCCACTACGCTTGGCGACACTTCAAACCTCGGGGCAGCTTCGTGTGGGGGCCACTCGACAAACTCTTGAAGTACAGACCCCGCTCTACTAAGTCACAGCTGCCCCAAAAGgctgaagagaaacaggaagcTCCTGGTAAAAAATCTGATGATTCTGCGGAAAAGGATCAGAACCAGGCTctagaggaagaacagaaagctggagatgctgcagaCTTGCAGCCTAAAGTGAATGATGAAGATGTAGAAGAGATCAGTGAATGTGTTTTGAAGGGAGGAGATggtgaagaggagaaagaggctTCATTTGCCCAGCAGGAGGAGAACGATTTAAACAGTGAGGCTGAAGTGCAGGGTACAGCAGAGAATGATTGCACAAAGgagagcaagaagagaaaactgGATGCAAATATAGCAGACGCTAAAAAGAGTGGACCATTAAAAAGCCCTACTGATATTGAAAACATTTCCCGTAATCTAGGAGAATGTGCAATTGATGCAGAAACCCCCTCCTCAGTTCCACTGTTACAAGCAGAAGAGGACcaggaaacactgaaagaagACGATGCAAGCACCAAAAACTCAACAGTGCCGGAGACTGCTGATGCAGCTGTAAAACGGAGGAAAGTTGATAAAAGAACATCGAGAAGCAAAACATTCAACCTGGCCATAAACCTGAGCATGGGGCACTCTGCCTCCAGTGCCAAGTTAAATCCATCTGTTGCAAACACTgaggctgaaaaagaaaatgtcgGTGAGAAAAACGCAACTGTGGAATTGACAAGTGAGAAGGGTGGTGGTGATACAAATGGTGGGACTGAGACACCCCTGGTGGGTTCCAGGCTCCCCAAGACTGGCTGGACTTCTCCAGTAAGTGATGGCTTGGAGTCGAGTGGAGATCAAGTCACAGCAAGGAGTGATCAGCACCACTGCGACAGCACGCTCCTGGGAGGCAAAAGTGAGGTAGATGGGGTAGAACAGcataaaaaggcagaaaacgCAAGTgaaaaaagggaagcagaagTCACAGGCAAGAAACAAGTTCCAGAGAGTCTTGAGCAGAGCGTGACATCCGCTTGTCCTGAAGAAGACAGTGCTGAGGTTGCAACACAACAACCTGAACGGTCTGAGCATGCAGCAGAACCTGATGAAGAGCAGGTAGCAGCAGAGTGA
- the MRGBP gene encoding MRG/MORF4L-binding protein, which produces MGEAEGGSAGAVEKPPLPAAGPGAAAAVAAAAAAVAAAAAAAAAAPEPGVPAEEAVVVWSPEVEVCLFHAMLGHKPVGVNRHFHMICIRDKFSQNIGRQISSKVIWDHLSTMYDMQALHESEILPFPNIEKNFALPDEMIQEVREGKVMIEEEVKEEIKEEMETHAGPEEVFAPSGSLGKTTEKPSSKEKEKTSSDSGSKEGSDKRKRNRVTEKVLNANSNPSSPSAAKRRRT; this is translated from the exons ATGGGCGAGGCGGAGGGCGGCTCGGCGGGCGCTGTGGAGAAGCCGCCGCTAcccgcggccgggccgggggccgccgcggcggtcgctgccgccgctgccgccgttgcggccgccgcggcggcagcggccgccGCTCCGGAGCCCGGCGTGCCGGCGGAGGAGGCCGTGGTGGTGTGGAGCCCTGAAGTGGAGGTTTGCCTCTTCCACGCCATGCTGGGCCACAAGCCCGTAG GTGTGAATCGCCATTTCCACATGATTTGTATCCGAGATAAATTCAGTCAGAATATTGGACGGCAGATTTCTTCCAAAGTGATTTGGGATCATCTGAGCACCATGTATGATATGCAAGCTCTT caCGAATCTGAGATTCTTCCGTTCCCTAATATAGAGAAGAATTTTGCTCTTCCTGATGAAATGATTCAAGAAGTGAGAGAAG GAAAAGTAATGATAGAAGAAGAagtgaaagaggaaataaaagaagagatGGAAACGCATGCAGGTCCAGAAGAAG TTTTTGCACCCTCTGGAAGTTTaggaaaaacaactgaaaagccaagcagcaaagagaaagagaaaacttcaTCAGATTCTGGGTCCAAAGAAGGGTCTGATAAGAGGAAGCGCAACAGAGTCACTGAAAAGGTCTTAAACGCAAACAGTAATCCTTCCAGTCCAAGTGCTGCAAAACGACGCAGAACATAA